The following proteins are co-located in the Carassius auratus strain Wakin chromosome 7, ASM336829v1, whole genome shotgun sequence genome:
- the LOC113105359 gene encoding protein shisa-9-like, translating into MDIQTANQTIDPLLISVTSEGPPTSTTPAEVEEDTVPSTGTRCRGYYDVMGQWDPPFNCNAGIFLYCCGTCFYRFCCQFRQQRLDQTSCSNYDTPIWANTGKPVATNTEVQPDHERDRTHMIVYIICGVVAIMVLVGIFTKLGLEKSRGVQNDLSNSR; encoded by the coding sequence ATGGACATCCAAACAGCCAATCAGACTATAGATCCTCTGTTGATTTCTGTGACATCAGAGGGGCCTCCAACTTCGACCACACCTGCAGAGGTGGAGGAGGACACTGTGCCGTCCACTGGCACCCGCTGTCGGGGTTACTATGATGTCATGGGCCAGTGGGACCCTCCCTTTAACTGTAATGCAGGTATCTTCCTGTACTGTTGCGGCACCTGTTTCTATCGGTTCTGCTGTCAGTTCCGTCAGCAACGACTGGATCAGACTTCCTGCTCCAACTATGATACTCCAATTTGGGCCAACACAGGAAAACCAGTGGCCACCAACACTGAGGTGCAGCCAGACCATGAGCGGGATCGGACTCACATGATTGTGTACATAATCTGCGGTGTGGTGGCCATCATGGTCCTAGTGGGAATCTTCACCAAACTGGGGCTGGAAAAGAGCCGTGGAGTCCAGAATGATCTCAGTAACTCCAGGTGA